A segment of the Gemmatimonas sp. genome:
GCACCGGCGTGGCCTTTCATTTCCCGCACTTCGCCATCCTCACCTCGACGGCGATCCTCGCGGGGCAAGGGGCCCGCGGTGGCCAGGGCGGATCCGGGTTGCCCATGCCGCCGGCGCCCAAGGACTCGGCCCCATGACCGACGCGACCGATCTTCCCGAGCTTCTTGATGTCGAGGTGCACAAGTTCCCCAGGTCGCTCGCGCTCGTACCGCACCACCGGACGGGGCGGCTCCAGCGACGCCAGCCGATTCAGGCCCAGTCGCCGAATCTCGGTCACCACCGTGGAGATCGGCAGTTTGTCGTACTGGGCGATACGCCGACTGCTCAAGCGCTGCCGACGCCGCTTCTCGATCTGGCGGCGCCGGTAGCGGACGAGCCGCTGTGGCGAATGAGGCGGCGTCGACGCGCGGTCCTGCAGCGCCTCCGGGGTTTCTCCTCGGCCCGCCGGCACCACGTGTACACAGTCTGACGAGAGACGCCGGCCTCGCGGGCGACCACCGTCACGGGTACGCCGGTCGCGACACGCTGCACCAGCACCTCTCGCCCAACCGGGGTGAGACGTGCCAACTTGTGGATGTTCATGGGGGCTCTGATGGTTGTGGATTGATGTCTCGACAACCTCAGCGTGCAGCCATTATCCCCTGTGAACAACCTCCCTGTCATTTACACCTAGATGTACCCCCCTGCCTACGGGATACGAGGTGTATTCTCACTGATGCAGAAAGTCAGCATATGCATTCCGGTGTTCAACGGTGGGCCGTATTTGTCCGATGCGTTGCATTCGGCGGCGGCACAAAGCTATGAGCACATCGAGATTCTGATCTCAGACAACGGCTCAACCGATGACAGCCCGGAGATCATCGAGCAGTTTGTGAGGAACTGCGGGCGTCCGGCGCGCCGCGTGCGCGGCGCGCTACCGGGAATGGTACAGAACTGGAATCATCTGGGCTTTAGCGCGCAGGGCGTATGGATCAAGTATCTCTTCCATGACGACATGCTACAGCCAAACTGCGTGGAAAGGATGGTTGCCGCAGCGAACCGAGACCCACGGGTTGCGCTTGTCTTCAGCAGGCGCCACGTCGCGGCAAGTGGCGATAGCTCTGATCCTCTCTTTCAACAGTTGGTCAGAGATCTGGAGCAGCTTCATTCGATCTCGTATCCCTTCCGACGTGATGGAGGGTGGTATCTCGGCCGTCGCGACCTCTTGTGGCACAGAACCACGAATTTCATCGGTGAACCAACAAGCGTGCTGATGTCGCGATCGGCGTTTCTGGCTGCAAACGGGTTTTCACTGCGACTGCGGCAGCTGGTTGACTATGAGCTGTGGCTGCGCCTCATGACCATGGGGAACGTGGTCTTTGTCGATGAGGCACTTGCAACGTTTCGAGTGCACGCATCTCAGATGAGTATGTCCAATCTTCGCGACACAGAGAACGCGCGCCGGGCCGAGCGTCGCTGCTTTATGGAGTCACTCACAGGTCCTCTCCTCTTCGGAAGATTGCATCCGCGCGTACAGTCAGAGCTGCGACGCGAGGTCGGCGCGTTGCACGATCCGTGGACCCTTCCACGTGCACGACTCGAAGAACTGCTGTGGAACGCTACTGCGTACAGCCTGCGCTTTATTCGCCGTCGCCGATCAGCGTGAAGTGGTATGGATAGCGCGCTGCATCGTACGACTGCCCAGTTCGCCCCCCATAGTGAGCGCTGAGAAGACCTCTGGCACCTCAGCCCCGGCGGCGGCAGACCACTCCGACCAGGGGTGATGATCGACAGCTTCGAGCGCCTCGCGCCCCTGGCCGAGTTGGTCGCGCAGTTGCGCGAGCGCCCGTTCGACGAGATCGCGCTGATCCTGCTCGTCA
Coding sequences within it:
- a CDS encoding glycosyltransferase, with the protein product MQKVSICIPVFNGGPYLSDALHSAAAQSYEHIEILISDNGSTDDSPEIIEQFVRNCGRPARRVRGALPGMVQNWNHLGFSAQGVWIKYLFHDDMLQPNCVERMVAAANRDPRVALVFSRRHVAASGDSSDPLFQQLVRDLEQLHSISYPFRRDGGWYLGRRDLLWHRTTNFIGEPTSVLMSRSAFLAANGFSLRLRQLVDYELWLRLMTMGNVVFVDEALATFRVHASQMSMSNLRDTENARRAERRCFMESLTGPLLFGRLHPRVQSELRREVGALHDPWTLPRARLEELLWNATAYSLRFIRRRRSA